A window of the Longimicrobium sp. genome harbors these coding sequences:
- a CDS encoding SDR family oxidoreductase, with protein MLDRNPMNGPGPGKGTPEQDPPGTEAAMDPPPDHGEESYEGCGKLEGLAAIITGGDSGIGRAVAIAFAREGADVAIGYLGDEEEKDAQETRRWVEKAGRRCITYQFDVRESKECDAFVARAVTEFGRLDILVNNAAYQMSQDGIEDITDEQLDRTFRTNIYGYIYMARSSLRHMKEGSVILNTGSVTAFEGNPILVDYSATKGAIHTFTRALAENVKDRGIRVNCVAPGPVWTPLIPSTMPMDQVKQFGKDTYWGRPAQPIEIATSYVFLASADARYFSAEVLAPTGKTPSR; from the coding sequence ATGCTGGACCGCAATCCGATGAACGGCCCCGGCCCCGGCAAGGGCACCCCCGAGCAGGACCCGCCCGGCACCGAGGCCGCGATGGACCCGCCGCCGGATCACGGCGAGGAAAGCTACGAGGGGTGCGGCAAGCTGGAGGGGCTCGCGGCCATCATCACCGGCGGCGACAGCGGCATCGGGCGCGCGGTCGCCATCGCCTTCGCGCGCGAGGGCGCGGACGTGGCGATCGGCTACCTGGGCGACGAGGAGGAAAAGGATGCGCAGGAGACGCGGCGCTGGGTGGAGAAGGCGGGGCGGCGCTGCATCACCTACCAGTTCGACGTGCGCGAATCGAAGGAGTGCGATGCCTTCGTAGCGCGCGCGGTGACGGAGTTCGGACGGCTGGACATCCTGGTGAACAACGCCGCCTACCAGATGTCGCAGGACGGCATCGAGGACATCACGGACGAGCAGCTCGACCGGACGTTTCGCACCAACATCTACGGCTACATCTACATGGCGCGCTCGTCGCTGCGCCACATGAAGGAGGGCAGCGTCATCCTCAACACCGGCTCGGTGACGGCGTTCGAGGGCAACCCGATCCTGGTGGACTACTCGGCCACCAAGGGCGCCATCCACACCTTCACCCGCGCCCTGGCCGAGAACGTCAAGGACCGCGGCATCCGCGTCAACTGCGTGGCGCCGGGCCCCGTCTGGACCCCCCTGATCCCATCGACCATGCCGATGGACCAGGTGAAGCAGTTCGGCAAGGACACGTACTGGGGCCGCCCCGCGCAGCCCATTGAGATCGCCACGTCGTACGTGTTCCTGGCCTCCGCGGAC